In the genome of Criblamydia sequanensis CRIB-18, one region contains:
- a CDS encoding polymorphic toxin type 50 domain-containing protein — MNSTQISVIIRANDSHYKHIPSHSYYDGRRSIFDHPDPEGLLKRFAGTGKPKSGVMGEPGYREVVDFGEYVGIWKEDKIGGLSLPTTRATIHYSKKGAHIVPVHPNPLIEAK; from the coding sequence ATAAATTCAACGCAGATTTCTGTCATTATCCGAGCTAATGATAGTCATTACAAACATATTCCTTCTCACTCTTACTATGATGGTAGGAGAAGTATTTTTGATCACCCTGATCCAGAGGGACTTTTGAAACGTTTTGCCGGCACGGGAAAGCCTAAAAGTGGAGTGATGGGAGAACCAGGATATAGGGAAGTTGTAGATTTTGGAGAGTATGTAGGGATTTGGAAAGAAGATAAAATAGGGGGACTTTCTTTACCTACAACTCGTGCGACAATTCATTATAGCAAAAAAGGAGCTCATATCGTTCCTGTACATCCAAATCCGTTAATCGAGGCAAAGTAA
- a CDS encoding FAD-dependent monooxygenase — MKKVENKETYWTICPKCSGLGKKNLRLRKESRRRYQIALNEFEKAQAEGKASVRPKITQYLCDNCGGSGLISASSHPIVDSENYPHVAIIGAGIGGMALAVACLHRGIPFTLYERDTSFDSRAQGYGLTLQQASKAIKGFGLFSLKNSVNSTRHVVHTTEGKEINEWGMRTHANINNSPKRINVHVPRQALRLALLEQLGDSNALHWGHRLISFKECEDKSVELIFQVNGEMKNTKADLVVGADGVRSVVRNLLIGEDITPLRYLGYVVVLGICSLEALKGVESSLLDSATVFQTVNGHERIYVMPYTQDSVMWQFSFPIPEEEAKALCAKGAQALKEEACRRADWHKPVPQILEATLPEQITGYPLYDRELLNSEILEKASAFTLIGDAAHPMSPFKGQGANQALLDALALARKISIACNPYSKWRERGLRELVLNEFEQEMLERSGPKVKDSAEAVKLLHSKSMLIEGCRPKERFLQAINL; from the coding sequence ATTAAAAAAGTGGAAAATAAAGAGACTTATTGGACTATTTGTCCCAAATGTTCCGGACTCGGCAAAAAAAACTTGAGGCTCCGCAAGGAATCGAGACGCCGCTACCAAATAGCATTAAATGAATTTGAAAAAGCTCAGGCCGAGGGAAAGGCTTCGGTTCGGCCTAAGATTACTCAATATTTATGTGATAATTGCGGTGGATCCGGCTTGATTTCAGCTTCTAGTCATCCCATAGTTGATTCAGAAAACTATCCGCATGTAGCCATTATTGGCGCAGGCATAGGGGGTATGGCGCTCGCTGTTGCTTGTTTGCATCGCGGCATTCCCTTCACTCTTTATGAGCGCGACACAAGCTTCGATTCAAGAGCTCAAGGTTACGGGCTCACCTTGCAACAAGCAAGTAAGGCGATTAAAGGATTTGGTCTTTTCTCTTTAAAGAATTCAGTTAATTCTACAAGACACGTCGTGCACACAACAGAAGGAAAAGAAATTAATGAATGGGGGATGAGGACGCATGCGAATATTAATAATTCTCCAAAGCGTATCAATGTGCATGTCCCAAGACAAGCCTTGCGCTTAGCATTGCTTGAGCAATTGGGAGATTCTAATGCTTTGCATTGGGGGCACCGCTTAATTTCTTTTAAAGAATGTGAAGATAAAAGTGTTGAGCTCATCTTTCAAGTAAACGGTGAGATGAAGAATACCAAGGCAGATTTAGTGGTCGGTGCCGATGGTGTTCGAAGTGTTGTGCGCAACCTGTTGATTGGTGAAGATATCACCCCCTTACGTTACCTGGGCTATGTGGTAGTTTTGGGTATTTGTTCTTTAGAGGCTCTAAAAGGTGTCGAGAGTTCTTTGCTTGACTCAGCCACCGTTTTTCAAACTGTCAATGGCCATGAGAGAATCTATGTGATGCCTTACACGCAAGACTCGGTGATGTGGCAATTTAGTTTTCCTATTCCTGAAGAAGAAGCTAAGGCCTTGTGTGCAAAAGGAGCTCAAGCTCTTAAAGAAGAAGCGTGTCGTAGGGCAGATTGGCATAAGCCCGTTCCTCAAATTTTAGAGGCAACGCTGCCTGAACAAATTACAGGTTATCCTTTGTATGATCGAGAGTTACTCAACTCGGAAATATTAGAAAAAGCTTCGGCATTTACTTTGATTGGAGATGCAGCTCACCCTATGAGTCCATTTAAAGGACAAGGGGCAAATCAGGCTCTTTTGGATGCGCTAGCGCTGGCTCGTAAAATTTCAATAGCCTGTAATCCTTATTCCAAATGGAGAGAAAGGGGATTAAGAGAATTGGTATTAAATGAATTTGAACAAGAAATGCTAGAGCGTAGCGGGCCAAAAGTAAAGGACTCAGCTGAAGCTGTGAAACTTCTACATTCTAAGAGTATGCTAATTGAAGGTTGTAGACCTAAAGAAAGGTTTTTACAAGCTATCAATCTATAG
- a CDS encoding alpha/beta fold hydrolase, translating into MSWSKSLIASLFFCAFFSFAQAEFKPEVKMIEVDGVKIAYYIRGQGKPLFMINGFISTMSLWDPALLEELAKNYQLILFDNRGVGLSTDTIENKTTIPQMADDVAGLIKGLGYSKANILGWSMGARIGQQLLIRHPELVDKAVLCAANPGGKYQDRTAPDVENKLNNPNVSETEKIGLVFPDNEQGTQAAKESLARIKAAVKSGSIPNNFSVSKETLIRQNRARTVLWNNDNENFNALKDIKVPVLLSDGRFDIIDLPKNSLIIANQIPYSWTAFLNGGHAFLFQEHKQFADLVHVFLQ; encoded by the coding sequence ATGAGTTGGTCAAAAAGTTTGATCGCATCTCTATTTTTTTGCGCATTTTTTTCATTTGCCCAAGCTGAATTCAAACCTGAAGTTAAAATGATTGAAGTCGATGGTGTTAAAATTGCCTATTATATTCGAGGGCAAGGAAAACCGCTTTTTATGATTAACGGTTTTATTTCCACAATGAGTCTCTGGGATCCGGCATTATTGGAAGAACTTGCAAAAAATTATCAACTTATTTTGTTTGACAATCGGGGTGTTGGATTATCAACAGATACAATTGAAAATAAGACAACCATACCTCAAATGGCCGATGATGTTGCCGGACTAATAAAAGGTCTTGGTTACTCTAAAGCAAACATACTGGGATGGTCAATGGGGGCACGTATTGGCCAGCAGTTATTGATTCGACATCCAGAACTCGTGGACAAGGCGGTACTTTGTGCTGCAAATCCAGGTGGTAAGTACCAGGATCGAACCGCGCCTGATGTTGAAAATAAGTTGAATAATCCAAACGTATCGGAAACAGAAAAAATTGGTTTGGTATTTCCTGATAATGAGCAAGGGACGCAAGCTGCAAAAGAATCTTTAGCTAGAATTAAAGCTGCTGTAAAATCTGGGTCTATCCCTAATAATTTTTCTGTAAGCAAAGAAACATTGATACGACAAAATCGGGCTCGGACAGTTCTATGGAACAACGACAACGAAAATTTCAACGCACTTAAAGATATTAAAGTTCCTGTTTTGCTAAGTGATGGACGTTTTGACATCATTGATTTGCCAAAAAACTCTTTAATTATTGCAAACCAGATTCCTTACTCGTGGACAGCTTTCCTAAATGGCGGTCATGCTTTTCTATTTCAGGAACACAAGCAGTTTGCCGATTTAGTCCATGTATTTTTGCAATGA